In a single window of the Zea mays cultivar B73 chromosome 5, Zm-B73-REFERENCE-NAM-5.0, whole genome shotgun sequence genome:
- the LOC103625962 gene encoding protein PYRICULARIA ORYZAE RESISTANCE 21 isoform X1 — protein MAEKVSTLVVTLNHGCCRCFTRIRKTVCKLQVLRARVLAETEDIRAISFDEVSGTVTISGAFDPLVLPCKLRRKAGCVIRDIQLVAAELKLTPQRPAMPSKPPGPAPAPPCCCGMCICGCGGYGYGYGCRCQFVDHPPCYEGLPLRQYPKIEVTCDCEEASSAACKIV, from the exons ATGGCAGAGAAG GTGTCCACGCTGGTCGTCACACTCAACCATGGCTGCTGCCGCTGCTTCACCAGGATCCGGAAGACCGTGTGCAAGCTGCAAG TCTTGCGCGCGCGCGTGCTGGCAGAAACCGAGGACATCCGGGCGATTTCCTTCGACGAGGTGTCCGGGACGGTGACGATCTCGGGAGCCTTCGACCCGCTGGTGCTCCCCTGCAAGCTCCGGCGCAAGGCGGGCTGTGTGATCAGGGACATCCAGCTCGTGGCGGCAGAACTGAAGCTCACGCCGCAACGACCAGCCATGCCGTCGAAACCGCCCGGGCCGGCTCCTGCTCCGCCGTGCTGCTGCGGTATGTGCATATGCGGGTGTGGAGGCTACGGCTACGGCTACGGCTGCCGTTGCCAGTTCGTGGACCACCCGCCGTGCTACGAAGGGCTGCCGTTGAGGCAGTACCCAAAGATCGAGGTCACCTGCGACTGCGAGGAGGCGTCGTCTGCAGCGTGCAAGATCGTGTGA
- the LOC103625962 gene encoding protein PYRICULARIA ORYZAE RESISTANCE 21 isoform X2: MAEKVSTLVVTLNHGCCRCFTRIRKTVCKLQETEDIRAISFDEVSGTVTISGAFDPLVLPCKLRRKAGCVIRDIQLVAAELKLTPQRPAMPSKPPGPAPAPPCCCGMCICGCGGYGYGYGCRCQFVDHPPCYEGLPLRQYPKIEVTCDCEEASSAACKIV; this comes from the exons ATGGCAGAGAAG GTGTCCACGCTGGTCGTCACACTCAACCATGGCTGCTGCCGCTGCTTCACCAGGATCCGGAAGACCGTGTGCAAGCTGCAAG AAACCGAGGACATCCGGGCGATTTCCTTCGACGAGGTGTCCGGGACGGTGACGATCTCGGGAGCCTTCGACCCGCTGGTGCTCCCCTGCAAGCTCCGGCGCAAGGCGGGCTGTGTGATCAGGGACATCCAGCTCGTGGCGGCAGAACTGAAGCTCACGCCGCAACGACCAGCCATGCCGTCGAAACCGCCCGGGCCGGCTCCTGCTCCGCCGTGCTGCTGCGGTATGTGCATATGCGGGTGTGGAGGCTACGGCTACGGCTACGGCTGCCGTTGCCAGTTCGTGGACCACCCGCCGTGCTACGAAGGGCTGCCGTTGAGGCAGTACCCAAAGATCGAGGTCACCTGCGACTGCGAGGAGGCGTCGTCTGCAGCGTGCAAGATCGTGTGA